Below is a genomic region from Algoriphagus halophilus.
CCCCTGATAGGTAAATATTTTTACCACCCATACTAATCACATAGCCATTTCCTCTTCCTTTGGGATGCCTGCTATCATCAGTTTCTGGAAGATTGTACATAGGGATGGCGGAGACAAGAATTTCTGATACTTTTTGGCTTTGGCCATTACCCATCACTAGTATTGACTTTGATTTGGATCCATCTAGCTGGTCTGCCACTGCTTTTGGAGCTATTATAGTTGCTTTGCTCAAATCCAGTCCTCCCAAAGTTTCTTGGTTGAGATGGTCCCCATGAATATCAGTGATCAATACAATGTCAGGCGTGTTTTGTCCATCAAATGCAGAAGCTCCTCCATAGGGATCTACATAGATTGTTTTTTCTTGGTATTCTATAACAAGAGTTCCATGTAAAATTGGAGTGATTTTGATGTCTCCTGAATTGGTAGGGATTACATCTTGCCCAAATAAAGTTATGGGTAAAAAGAGGAATGCGAATAAAATATTTTTCATAGTAAGTGGTTTTAAAGCTTAATTTTAAGATACATAACTTGTTGAAAATTTGAAATTTATCCAGCATGAATCCATGCTGGAAAACTGATACTTCATAACTGTATCCTAAGGATTTTGTTATCGGTGCCTTTAATTGGAAATCATATTTGGATTATTGATGAGTTGTGCAGGTGTTTTTATAAAATAATTGCTATATTCTATCACTTTTCGCATTTTAACTAAATAATAAGATCAGTGCAACCAATAGAAATGATTCTAGGTAGGCAATTTGCAGATAGTATGAGCATGCCGGTATTTTTAGTTGACACAGAAGGGACATTAGTTTTTTATAACGAACCTGCTGAAGCTATTCTTGGGTTAAGGTTTGGTGAAACCGGAAGTATGCCTGTGGAGGAGTGGTCTACGGTTTTTACTCCCACGGATATGGATGGTAAACCTTTACCACCAGAAGGACTTCCATTGGTTCAGACTTTATCGAATCGAAAACCGGCTCACGGTTCATTTTATATTAAAAACTTAAAAGGAGAACGCCATCTTATTACGGTGACCTCTATTCCATTGGAGGGAAGGCCAAATAGGTTTTTAGGAGCAATGGCATTATTCTGGAATTCTAATTTCTCATGATTATAAAAGTTTGGGGCTGTAGGGGATCTTTACCGTCTCCGGGGCCTGAAAATATTATTTATGGAGGGAATACTTCTTGCGTGCAAGTGTTGTACAAGGATACCTGTGTGATCTTGGACGGAGGGTCTGGAATTCAAAGATTGGGGAAATTTCTAAACCCAAAAATTAAAGAAGTCCATATCCTTTTAACGCATTTGCACA
It encodes:
- a CDS encoding MBL fold metallo-hydrolase, whose protein sequence is MKNILFAFLFLPITLFGQDVIPTNSGDIKITPILHGTLVIEYQEKTIYVDPYGGASAFDGQNTPDIVLITDIHGDHLNQETLGGLDLSKATIIAPKAVADQLDGSKSKSILVMGNGQSQKVSEILVSAIPMYNLPETDDSRHPKGRGNGYVISMGGKNIYLSGDTEDIPEMRDLKEIDVAFVCMNLPYTMDVDQAADAVSEFKPSIVYPYHYRGTEGLADVEKFKSLVNTNAPEVEVRLKNWYPSN
- a CDS encoding PAS domain-containing protein codes for the protein MILGRQFADSMSMPVFLVDTEGTLVFYNEPAEAILGLRFGETGSMPVEEWSTVFTPTDMDGKPLPPEGLPLVQTLSNRKPAHGSFYIKNLKGERHLITVTSIPLEGRPNRFLGAMALFWNSNFS